A region of the Sodalis ligni genome:
TTGACGGCCTAAAAGTACGGTCCGATTTTTTTATAAAAAACACACATTATTTCCAAATACAATCATTGCCATCGAACGCATCATCATTTTGTACGAAATTCATCACATTTTCATTTTTAGCATTGGAATAATTCAAATAAGAAAAAATTGCACCTTGATGCACCGCCTTAAATTTACCCGCAACACCACCATTAATTACTGCTAGCCATGTAGTTGTAGTTTCTGATGGACGATCAACATCCAATGTCTCACATTCACTTTTGATGGGTACTATCGTTATGGCTGAAGACGAATTTTTATATATAATATAACCACCCATCCATTTGTTATCCGTTAACAGTGCAAATTTTAAGTTTACTCGTCCATCTGTCGAGGTAAAACAACGAACATCCTTTGAGACTTCAGATGAAAAGCACGTCCACGAAACTAATAACAAAAATAATAAGAATGCTCTTAACATCAATTAACCTCATTTAATTTATTTATCTTTTCATCAAGAAAGCTGGATAAATTTTCGCCAATAATTCCGTACCATTTTCTTTCTTTTTATTTTTGTGTCAACGGATTTGTTTCTATTAAATACTTAGCTCTAAGATATCCTTTCAATGCTTCATTATTATTTTTTGAAGTTCCAGTCCTTCTGGATTGAGGGTCATGCCAAATTCCCCAGGCCAGGGATCCTAACTTACCGTTATAAATATCACTCTCCTCAAAAGTATAATGCTCGTTCTTATACAATTTTATTAAATGTGAAGCTTTGAGAGACTCGAGACCTTTTTTAAAAAAAGACAAACGATCATTATAACCGTTAAATCCTCCATTGACAGTCAGGGTGATCTTATTAAAATCGTCTAAGTCAGCAAACACTGCTGCTTTTGTATGAATTTTACTAAACCAGGCTGCAGACGTTACGCTATGCGGTAGAGACAGGAGCTTATCTCGATTGGTGCTTGTTGAAAAACATCCTCATTGATATATTTTGCATATGCTTTATAATTAGTTTCAAGCGTTATTTGGATCAGTCCCCGACCATACCATGGGCTATAACTCGCTGATTCCCCGGCAATCTCTTTTGTATAGATTAGTCCGCCACTTTCATGGAAAATTTGTGCTAACAAATGAGTCTTACCTATACACGTATTAATTCAAAATAATGAAAATGCTTCATTAAATGCTTGCAAATTAATTTCTAATAAAGTTACTTTTATATTAGGTGCCATTGCACACAGCTCTTCAAGAGTGATATCCCTGTTACAGGCACAAGTATTGGCATCACTCTTAGATATCGCCTCCAAAAACGTCACCGGATGCAAATGCCACAGCGCCTCGCTGCTGCGTATCTCCGGCACGTCCTTCATCCATACCAGCGCATCTATAAACTGCCGATTGTAAAGCGCCAGGGCCGGCTGCTGTCCGGCCTGCTCATCCAGCGCCGCCCGCCACAGCGCCGACAATCCGTCATGCAGCCATTCGATGTGGTGCTTGACAATAAGACGCTGAACCTGCTTGAGAATATGTGATTGCCGGTTGTGCAGAAACTGCCACAGTCTTTTACTGAATTTTTCCCCATCGCTTTCGAACTCCATCTCCTTGAGCAGCCGCTGGTAGCCCTCGATGTAGGTTAACGAATACATATCGCGGGTGTTCTGTTGCGCCAGCGCGGCGAGCCGCTGAAATCCCTGCCGCAGCCAGCCCTCTCGGGGCGTTTGTCGCAGAGTCCGCGGCGGCTCATCCTGCTCCAGCAGGATAAATCCGCGCTTTGCCAGGTCAAACTGATTGACTACGGTCACGTCGCTCTCGGCCAGCCAGGACCTCTCCGCCGGAATCTCATACCATGCGTTATCCCCGGACTTCTGCCAGCGGGTTTTGCTTCGTGGAGTGAAGCGTTCTTCGCCGGTGAGTACGGGGTCGTCGCCGATGACGGACGCCACAAAGGTATTATCCCGCTCGCGGTGGAAATAGCGCGGCTTGCCCCGGGGGGAATGAATAAAGGGCTCCCCGGCGGTGACCCCGGCCCGGTTGGCTACAAAATCCGGCAGCCGGCTGTCCTGGCTGAACACCTCAAGGTGGCAGAAATGATGCGGAGCGCTGTGGGGCGATTCCAGATAGCCGAGGTGGCCGATAATCTCGCCGGCGCTAACCGGCAGCACGTTGTCGCCAGCCAGGGCGACCACCTCGTTGAATACGCCGTTCTGACGGGCCGCTTTCATCCAGCGGGGAAGCGCGCCGGTGCCGCCACGGCGTTTAAGATACTTCTCCTGTCCCGATATCCAGCCGCTCTCTCCCACCGCCAGCCCGCCGGATACCCCCTCGGGCACGGACATGACCCGCACGTATACAAACGGCACGGCACGGCGGTCCAGCAGAAAGGTCGCCTCCTCCAGGATTTCCACCGTGCTGAGCCGAGGCAACTGCGTGTAGGTATCCCGCGGGGCCGGGTAACGGTTTTGCACATCGTAACAGGTCCGCGCCTGCGCCCCGTCGCCGCCGGGCAGTCCCTGCCGCACCCAGCCCGGCGCGGGATTGTCCCGGCGGACCTTAAGCGCCGTGGCGGCCACCTCGCCGATGACGGTGTCGCTCGCGCCGTACACCGACAGCGGCGCCAGCTGCATCCACAGGGTATAAAAATCCAGCCCGTGCGCCGGTCTGGCCTTATCGGGCGTGCAGGTGGATTTCACCAGAATAAACGTCGTGCTGAATTTCAGGGCGCGTTTGTTGTGGGCGGCGGCGCGGTAATCGTCGTTGAGCCGGTAGGCCACGATATGGCCGTCGGTCATGCTTTTCAGGCCGTGACCGGCCGGGCCGTCGGGACGGTAAATTGCCCCAGGGACGAAGCTGTCGAAAAGATGGAGGCCGCCGTGCCAATGGCCCTGCGATTTGAGCAGCCAAAAGGCATCGCCCTGGGTGCCCTGCAGGGCCGACATGAATTCGCTTGCCGATGAATACCCATCCGTGGGCAAAACCATTTTCATCCGTGATCCCTTGTTATATTTCAGGATTCCATTCCCTATGGCAGCATTGATCGCTTTGGAGCGATTTGCAGCCACTACGCCAACGCTGCTTGTCCGTAAATTCAGAACGCGATACAACGCGTTGAGTTTATTAATAAAAGCGTGGTGAGACAGCGACTTTTAGCATGGGTAGCGGGAGTGTTTCTTGCAAAAATCGCTCTTAACCAGCAAAAGGGCCACGTTATAGCCCGCAGCCGCCCCGGAATACAGCCGGTCTGCGGGAAATTCCGCCCCTGGGCACCGAGCACGTTGCGTTCGGGCGGGTCGCAGAGAAATATGCGATCCATGTAACATAAAAAGAATAATGATGTTAACAATGTGTTTTTATCATGAAATATTGTCGACAATATTCAATATTCAATCGCACTGCTTAAGGGAGAGTTCACCAGCGACACAGTAACTGAACTCTCGCAGAGAAACGCCCGAGCGGTGTAAAGACTTAAGAAATGCGTTTTTTTGTCATTTTCCGGCTGTTCTCGTAAGGAACCGGGACGGTGAATGGCATGTTGCGGCGGTTTCTCCGGCGGTTATCCCACCATGGGAATAGACGCTCGGGGTGCCCCTTATCAGGCATCGTGGTCGGGGCGAACACCGACACGGAGGCCTGTACATGCGAGCCGATGGGGGATTGAACAGCCTCTTACCGGCAATGATCACCTGCAAAGCTTGTCGGCGGACGGTTGCCGCCAGGCTGCTACCCGTTTGACGGAGAGTATGACAATGAAATTGATAATGTTCCGGGGAGCGACGGGCAGAGTCTTTATGTTGATTTGCCTGATGTATTTTATTGAATATATTGATCGGGTGAATATCTCTATCGCTGCGCCGCTGCTCAAAACCGAGATGCATCTGTCCAACACGCAGTTGGGGCTTGTCCTTTCCGCTTTTGGTTACTGTTACGCTATTTTCCAGATCATCAACGGCTACATGGGCGATAAAATCGGTCCGCGTCGCATGCTGGCTCTGTCAGGCCTTTTTTGGGCGGCGGGAACGCTGGCCACCGGGCTGTCCGGCGGCCTTATTGCGCTGTTCTTCAGCCGCATGCTGGTAGGGTTGGGTGAAGCGGGAACCATTCCCAACGCCACGCGGGCTATGGGGAACTGGGTGCCGGTGGCGCGCCGCGGATTTGCGCAAGGCTTTACCCATTCGTCGGCACGCGCCGCGGCGGCGATAACGCCGCCTATCATGGTGGCGTTGATTCCGTTGATCGGCTGGCGCGGCGCCTTTGTGGTGCTGGGAGGTGTCAGCCTGATATGGGTGGCGCTGTGGTGCTTCTATTTTCGTAACGATCCCCGTAAACATCCGAAGGTCACGGAGGATGAGATTGCCCTGTTACCCCCCCTATTCAGGACCGGCTCATCGCACACCGGTTCCCTGGCTGGCGCTGACCCGGCGTATCCTGCCGGTAACGCTGGTGTTTTTCTGCCATGCCTGGACACTGTGGCTTTATCTCAGCTGGCTGCCGAGCTTTTTTGTCGGCGAGTACGGCATCAATTTGAAAACATCCGCGCTATTTACCTCGGGCGTGTTTATCGCCGGCGTTCTGGGCAATACCGCCGGCGGGCTGTTAACCGATGCGTGGTTTCAGCGGACCAAGAATATCAATGCGGCGCGACGTAATATCATTATTTTCGCCTTTTTGGGATCCCTGGCGTTTATGTCCTGCGTCCTGTTCATTCATCAGCAGAATGTGATTGCGCTGTGTCTGGCCGCATCGCTGTTTTTCCTGGAGCTGGCGGAGGGGCCTATCTGGGCGGTGCCGCTGGATGTGGCCCCCGCCTATGCCGGGGTGGCCAGCGGCTTTGTCAGCACCTCGGCGGGGATAGCGGGCGTTGTCTCTCCGCTGGCGTTTGGCTATATCAGCGATGTTACCGGCAGCTACCGGCTGCCGTTCATTATGTCCATTGCGCTGTTGTTATGCGGCGTGGTGCTTTCATTCTGGATCCGGCCGGACCGGCCGCTGCAACGTCTGGAAAAGCTTCCCCCACAGATGAAATCCGCACGGGTTCATCAATAATTACGATAGGGCGGGATTTACCCGCCAAAAGCTTGTCCCGGATCCGCCATGCCTTAACGGCATGGCTACTCTCTATCAATAGCCGGAGGTCTCCGCTACCGGGGCTTTGGGCGCATCGATCAAATGCTGCCTAAACACGGTAACAGCCTGAAGGAGTTTTATGGTGCGATCCCGCAGACCATCGGTCACGGAGGTGGTCTCTCCCACCAATAGAGCATTTTGCTGCATGGCCTCATCGAGCTGGGCAACGGCAATATTCACCTGACCGATGCCTTCCGATTGTTCGGTGGTGGCCAGGCTGATTTCACTGATCATTGACGATACGCGGGTTACCTGGTTCACAATATCATGCATGACTTCACCAGCGTTATTCGCCAGTTGGCTGCCGGTGGCGATTTTTTCCACACTGTCATTAATCAAGTCTTTGATTTCTTTGGCGGCATTGGCGCTCCGCTGCGCCAATGACCGCACTTCGCCGGCGACTACCGCGAATCCCCGTCCTGTTTCACCGGCACGCGCCGCTTCAACGGCGGCATTCAGCGCCAGGATATTGGTTTGGAAGGCAATGCCGTCGATGACCGAAATGATCTCGCTGATTTTTTTGCTCGAGCTGGTAATGGTGGCCATGGTTTCCACCACCTGTCCCACCACCGCGCCGCCTTTACTCGCGGCTTCACTGGCGGATTTGGCCTGTTTACTGGCGTTATGGGCGGTATCGGCATTATTTTTCACCGTTGCCGTCATCTGTTCCATGGAGGCGGCGGTTTGCTCAAGGCTGGAGGCCGCATCTTCGCTGCGGGAACTCAGTTCGCCATTGCCCCTAGCTATACCATCCCCCGCATGCTGCAAGCCGGATATTTGCTCATTGACATCATCGGTAAATGACCGCAGATTCAATCCCGCCTGATTAATAGCACGCAAAATCATGCCTACTTCATCAACGCGATTTAGAGACATATTACTGTCAAATTGGCCGGCGGCGACGCTAAGCGACTGTTTCAGCACGCGTTCCAGCGGTCGTGATACCAAAATTTCCATCCAGAGTGAAAGCAACAGGGACATACAAGCGGCCAATGCCACGGTCAGCCCTATTTCTTGCGCAGGAAGCGCCAATAGGTAGGCGCTTATCAGGCTCAGGGGCACAATCGCCAATGCCCCGCAGCGAATGCGCCATCGCACCGACATGGTTTGCAGGCAGGACATCCAGCCAAACAGCCCGCCGCGAAGGGCCAGCCCTTCGTGGAACTTGACGCCGCCGGTTTTACCCGCCGTAAAATTCCGATAAAACCGGTCCGTCTCCTCCACCTCTTTACGCGTTGGTTTGGTGCGAACCGACATATAACCGGTCAACTGGCCGTTGCGAATTATCGGGGTCACATTCGCCCGCACCCAATAATAATCGCCATTCTTGCGACGGTTTTTCACCAGCGCGGTCCATGAGCGGCCGGCCTGTATCGTTTTCCATAAATCGGCAAAGGCTTGGGAGGGCATGTCGGGATGGCGCACAATATTATGAGGCTGCCCCAGAAGTTCATTGGGTTGATAGCCGCTCGCCTGAATAAAGGCAGCATTGGCGTAGGTAATATGGCTCTGTGTATCCGTCACAGACATCAGGGTGGCGTCGTCTGGTAAAATATATTCGTTCTGGGTCACAGGCAGATTGCTACGCATGCTAAAAACCCTGCAATAAGAGGTGGGAAAAATAAAGCGATGGAATCTTATCGGCACCTATTGAACAAACTTTACCTGTTTAGCCTCGCCCTTGATTAATTTATATCCGGCATCACACAGCGCGTGGTCCGGCGATATAGCCGATACGATAGCGATCCGGGAAGCCGGGTTCCTCCGGCCGGCTTGAGAAACGAGCGCGAAGCACACTCCAACGGCTGCAGTCCCAGGCCGTGAGCTCATTCCCGCCGCCCGGTTGCAACGCCTCCGTCAGAGTAGTGTAGGGTGTAATGATGTGGGTGGAGATCGTTGCGAAGAGGCAACCGTCAATGGCGGTCAGATCGGGCGAGGATATTACCGTCCAACACTCAATGACCGGCCAGCCAAAGTCGCGAATCAGCTTTTCAAAAGCGTCGCTTTGCAAAAAGCCGGTCATTGCCGTGCCGTCCCGCCATACATAGAGCGGCGCGTAACGATTCTCTTTGCCGTCAGGGGACACTCCACCGCGACGGGCATACAGGTAGGTCTTGAATACCAGACCGGGATAATTATCCAGCCGGGCGCCATTATCATGGATGCGCTGTTCGATGATGGACATATCATAGTCAGCCGGCAGGGTGAAACGATATTGCATGGCAATCATACGCGCTCCGGGGAGTAAAGTTGGCCATTGCCGAAACACCAGTCTTCCGGCGAGTTAAAACGCACCACGATCATCACATCTTCCGGCCGGATGCCGGGGCTTTCTTCCAGTCGCTGCGTCAACAGCCGGTAGAAATTCGCCTTCTGATCGCGGCTTCGCGGGCGTCCGGCGGTGATGTGGAATTGCACCTGCAGTGGTGAACGGATGCCGGTGAGATAATGCGGATCGCTGATAAGGCGCGATTCAGGCAGGCATTCTATGACCTGGAAACGATCGCCGTCCGGCACGTCAAAAGCGTCCACCAGCGTGCGGTGTAGCTGATTCGATAGCTGTGCCAGCCATGTCTCGCTGCGGCCTTCGGCCAAGATAATACGGGTAAAAGGCATCAGGATTCCTCCTCGGGCAAACAGGCCAGCGCAGTGGCGGCGGCCGGCCAACCGGCGTAAAAAGCCAGATGGGTTATCATCTCCACCAGTTCCTGTCGCGTCAGGCCATTCGCTAACCCATAGCGGAAATGCCACGCTAATTGCCGCTCGCGTCCCAAGGCAATCAGCGCCGCCAGCGTTGCCAGGCTGCGATCCCGCGGCGACAGCGGCGAACGTTGCCAGATATCGCCAAACAGTATCTGTTCGCTGAGCTCCGCCAGTTTGGGGGCCACACTGATCATCTGTTGCAATGCCGCGTTTTCTGCCATGGTTAACTCCATCAATTGTTGATGTAGCTATTGTGAAAGCAGGGCTTGATTTATAAAATCAAAACTATCAGCATTGACGATCCCATAAAACAGGACATTTAATGAAACGACCGGTCACACTGGATGGTGAAGCCCTGCGTTCGTTTGTGTCAGGCATCGAGGCAGGAAGCTTCGCCATCGCCGCGCAGCGCTTAAACCGTTCCACTTCCGCCGTCAGCGCACATCTGAAAAAACTCGAACAGCAATGCGGCACTGCATTAGTGGTTAGAACCGGCCGGCATCTGACGCTGACCCCCAGCGGCGAAGTCCTGCTGGGTTTTGCCCGCCGCCTGCTGACGCTCAATGATGAAGCCTATCAAGCGCTGTGCGGCATGACCTTGCAGGGAGAAGTGAGATTCGGCATGCAGGAAGACTTTGGCGAAACACTGTTGCCCGCGGTATTGGGAGATTTTTCACGTGCTCATGGGGATGTACAGATTGCCGCACGCATTGGACGCAATCAGGAGTTGAAACAAGGCATTAAGGAGCAGCGATTGGATCTGGCGCTGATTTGGCAGGATGAAGCCCCGCCAATGCCGGGTGAACTGTTGACCGAACTGCCAGTGCGCTGGTTATCTCATCCCCGTTTGGACGCCGCGGCCCTGATTGCCGGCGGGCGGCCATTGCCGCTGGTGATGTTTGAGACGCCCTGCCTGTTCCGCAAACGGGCGATAGAAGCGTTGGATCGCGCAGCCATTCCCTGGCGGGTGGTATTCGAAAGCCGCAGCCTCGGAGGCATCTGGGCGGCGGTAACGGCCGGGCTGGGCCTGACGTTACGTACCTTGATGGGCAAACCCGCTGAACTTAACGCCCTTCCCCATCCGTTGCTGCCGGATGCCGGTTCGTTAGGAGTAGCGCTGCTGCAATCGGACATTGCGCTGAGCCCCGCCGCAGAGCGGTTACGGGACATTATCCAACAGGCCCTGCTTGCGCATCACGCCCGCCTGGGCGGCGGATAAGCTCAAGGGGACCTTCCCGGTCCCCTTGGCTACTCTACTATCATCAAAAAATCTAATTATTATTCACAATGGCCGAAGATATCCTCGAAGAACAGCATTCTTGAACGGCTTTTCAATGAATGTTTTTGCTCATCCAGGTATCTACGAACTTGGCGGCTTGCAGGTTATTTTTCTCCAGCATGATGAAATTGTCAACATCGTGAAGTGGTGGCCCCTTTTCAACGTTTCCGTTGTCCACTGTTTATCGTTTTAACGTCCGCTCATTATCGCGTCATCTGACGCACTCTTTGCCGATAACATTCCTGCCTTGCGTTTATCTTTCAGCCGGTAACTTTGCCCCTTTATATTGACCGTGGTTGAGTGGTGCAGTAAGCGGTCCAGGATCGCCGATGCCAGCACGTTATCGCCGAACACTTCTCCCCAGTCCACGAAGCTTTTATTCGAGGTCAGTATGATGCTCGCTTGTTCATAACGCCGATTCAGTAGCCGGAAGAACAGGCTCGCCTCTTCCCGCGTCATCGGCAGATAGCCGATTTCATCCAGGATCAACACCCGGCTATAGCTTAACAGTTGGATCTGCCTCTCCAGGCGGTTTTCTTGTTTGGCCTTGAGCAGCGTTGCCATCAGTTTATCCAGCGGCGTGAACAGCACCCGGTGACCGCCATCCGCTGCTTTGACGCCCAGGGCCACCGCCAGATGGGTTTTCCCACCCCGGCGGACCCAGCAAGATAACATTTTCATTGCGCTCCACGAACGCCAGTCCCGCCAACTCGCGGATCACTTTGCGATCTATTCCCGGCTGGAAGGTGAAGTCGAACTGCTCCAGCGTTTTATCCAGGGTAACCGGGCCTGCTTGAGCCGTGATTCCAGGCCCCGGCTACGGCGCCCGTTCCATTCCTGTGACAAGGCGCGGATCAAGAACTCCCGGTAGTTCAGTTCTTCTTTCGTGGCCTGCTCCAGCAGGTTTTCCACCGCGCCGCTCAGATGGTCCATTTTCAGCCGGGTCAGTAGGTTTTCCAGTTCGTTCATCACTGTAGTCCCTCATAGGCATCCAGCGGTCGTTGCTCTACCTGGCAGGTCCGCTGCCACAGCGCCTGGTGATGTTCCGGCACCGTCTGCCATCCGGCGGTGGCCGGTGACAACGGATGGCGGGCGATAAGCTCGTCATTGCCGTAGACGCGTAACTCGTCGTCCAGGGTAATGCGTACCGTAACCTGGCGCCCGCACCAGGCTTCGGGCAGGCTGTAGCGGTTGCCCCGCACGTCGATGTAGCCATCCCAGGCCGCTTGGCGGATATCGTGATAACTCGTATCGAACGGACCGGCGGGCAACGGTTGCAGGGCGGTTTTTTCCGCCTCGAACCGTTCTGCCGGTGTCTGATGGAACTGGCGCAGGTCGCGTTGATCGGCCTCTTGCGCCAGCCACTGGGTCAGGAGCTGATTGACGTGCGCAAAACTGTCGAACCGTCGATAGTGAACGAAGAAGTTGTGTTTCACATAACCCACCATGCGCTCCACTTTCCCTTTGGTCCTGGGCCGGTGAGGCCGGCAGGCGCGGGGGATAAAGCCGTAGTGCTTCGCCAGCGACTGGAAGCCGGCGTTGAAGATAACCTCGCCGGTATTATCGTGTTTGAGCACCGCCGCCTTCTGGTTATCAACCAGCACGGTTTTCACGCAGCCGCCGAAGTAACCGAACGCCTGCACCAGCGATTCGTAAGTGTGCTCCGCATCCTGGCGGGGCGCGGCGAAGACATGAAAGCGGCGCGAGTACCCCAGCGTATTGACGGCGAAGTTGTTTTTACAGGGCAGGCCCGCCACTTCTGCTTCCACTTCACCCCAGTCGTGCTGCAACTGATAACCGGGCTGCGTTTCGAAGCGGACGGTTTCACGACCATGCCGGAGTCGGCGTTTGGGCTGGATATATTCCCGCAGCACGGTGGTCCCGCCACCATAGCCTTGCGCCTTGATTTCCTGGAAAATCACTTGCGCGTTCCAGACATGTTCACTCAGGCGCATATCGATAAAAGCCATGTAAGGTTCAAGTTTGCTCATACGCCGTCGTGAAGACGTCCGGCGAGGACGTTCAGGCTCGGACAGGTGCCGCCTGACCGTGCGTTCTGAGCAGCCAATCTGACGGGCAATGTCGATAATATAAGCGCCATGAATGCGCATTTGTTTTATCATTAGGTGGTCCTCTCTGCTTAACATGGCGCTTCCTCTTTCGGTGTCGGAACCTTAAAGAAAGACCATGTTGGGTGGAGTGGACAACTTTTCCGATGAATTACGACCTTATATCAGCGATGCCGACAAAATGGCCGTTGCCGTTTATTCCTACGCTCGGCAGGCGAATAAAATCGTTTTTGACCCCCGCTTGCGCCAGGTATTTTGAAGTGCACAGGTCAAAGGGGACATGGTATGACGCCGCGCTGCCCACCATCAGGATAGGGACCTGAGCCAGAGCGGCCAGTTTACGAACCGGCTCTGCCTGCAGCCAGCAGGGGGCAATATCCGGCTTATCTGATTTTGTCTGCTCCACGGGCTTAAGGTCTGAGGTATCGACAAGGGGCGGATCATAGGTTAACTGAGTC
Encoded here:
- a CDS encoding MFS transporter, whose translation is MRLPCYPPYSGPAHRTPVPWLALTRRILPVTLVFFCHAWTLWLYLSWLPSFFVGEYGINLKTSALFTSGVFIAGVLGNTAGGLLTDAWFQRTKNINAARRNIIIFAFLGSLAFMSCVLFIHQQNVIALCLAASLFFLELAEGPIWAVPLDVAPAYAGVASGFVSTSAGIAGVVSPLAFGYISDVTGSYRLPFIMSIALLLCGVVLSFWIRPDRPLQRLEKLPPQMKSARVHQ
- a CDS encoding PAS domain-containing methyl-accepting chemotaxis protein; protein product: MRSNLPVTQNEYILPDDATLMSVTDTQSHITYANAAFIQASGYQPNELLGQPHNIVRHPDMPSQAFADLWKTIQAGRSWTALVKNRRKNGDYYWVRANVTPIIRNGQLTGYMSVRTKPTRKEVEETDRFYRNFTAGKTGGVKFHEGLALRGGLFGWMSCLQTMSVRWRIRCGALAIVPLSLISAYLLALPAQEIGLTVALAACMSLLLSLWMEILVSRPLERVLKQSLSVAAGQFDSNMSLNRVDEVGMILRAINQAGLNLRSFTDDVNEQISGLQHAGDGIARGNGELSSRSEDAASSLEQTAASMEQMTATVKNNADTAHNASKQAKSASEAASKGGAVVGQVVETMATITSSSKKISEIISVIDGIAFQTNILALNAAVEAARAGETGRGFAVVAGEVRSLAQRSANAAKEIKDLINDSVEKIATGSQLANNAGEVMHDIVNQVTRVSSMISEISLATTEQSEGIGQVNIAVAQLDEAMQQNALLVGETTSVTDGLRDRTIKLLQAVTVFRQHLIDAPKAPVAETSGY
- a CDS encoding DUF4865 family protein, whose protein sequence is MIAMQYRFTLPADYDMSIIEQRIHDNGARLDNYPGLVFKTYLYARRGGVSPDGKENRYAPLYVWRDGTAMTGFLQSDAFEKLIRDFGWPVIECWTVISSPDLTAIDGCLFATISTHIITPYTTLTEALQPGGGNELTAWDCSRWSVLRARFSSRPEEPGFPDRYRIGYIAGPRAV
- a CDS encoding tautomerase family protein, producing MPFTRIILAEGRSETWLAQLSNQLHRTLVDAFDVPDGDRFQVIECLPESRLISDPHYLTGIRSPLQVQFHITAGRPRSRDQKANFYRLLTQRLEESPGIRPEDVMIVVRFNSPEDWCFGNGQLYSPERV
- a CDS encoding carboxymuconolactone decarboxylase family protein — encoded protein: MAENAALQQMISVAPKLAELSEQILFGDIWQRSPLSPRDRSLATLAALIALGRERQLAWHFRYGLANGLTRQELVEMITHLAFYAGWPAAATALACLPEEES
- a CDS encoding LysR substrate-binding domain-containing protein, whose protein sequence is MKRPVTLDGEALRSFVSGIEAGSFAIAAQRLNRSTSAVSAHLKKLEQQCGTALVVRTGRHLTLTPSGEVLLGFARRLLTLNDEAYQALCGMTLQGEVRFGMQEDFGETLLPAVLGDFSRAHGDVQIAARIGRNQELKQGIKEQRLDLALIWQDEAPPMPGELLTELPVRWLSHPRLDAAALIAGGRPLPLVMFETPCLFRKRAIEALDRAAIPWRVVFESRSLGGIWAAVTAGLGLTLRTLMGKPAELNALPHPLLPDAGSLGVALLQSDIALSPAAERLRDIIQQALLAHHARLGGG
- the istA gene encoding IS21 family transposase, with the protein product MLSREDHLMIKQMRIHGAYIIDIARQIGCSERTVRRHLSEPERPRRTSSRRRMSKLEPYMAFIDMRLSEHVWNAQVIFQEIKAQGYGGGTTVLREYIQPKRRLRHGRETVRFETQPGYQLQHDWGEVEAEVAGLPCKNNFAVNTLGYSRRFHVFAAPRQDAEHTYESLVQAFGYFGGCVKTVLVDNQKAAVLKHDNTGEVIFNAGFQSLAKHYGFIPRACRPHRPRTKGKVERMVGYVKHNFFVHYRRFDSFAHVNQLLTQWLAQEADQRDLRQFHQTPAERFEAEKTALQPLPAGPFDTSYHDIRQAAWDGYIDVRGNRYSLPEAWCGRQVTVRITLDDELRVYGNDELIARHPLSPATAGWQTVPEHHQALWQRTCQVEQRPLDAYEGLQ